A region from the Nonlabens sp. YIK11 genome encodes:
- a CDS encoding NAD(P)-dependent alcohol dehydrogenase — translation MKDIKAAVVEQKEGKFNMKSLKLKDLQPNEVLVEIKGAGICHTDLTARDQSYDVPLPMILGHEGSGVVKEVGSQVKKVQKGDHVVLTYGSCGTCRTCLEGTPQYCEKFFGLNFGGERLDSDEEAIDQSKEEVHSRFFQQSSFATFSIATERNVVKVTKDAPIEMLGPLGCGIQTGSGAVINSLKPTAGSTIAVFGAGSVGLSAIMAAKICGCQTIIAVDINADRLKLAKELGATHTVNSDQEENVVEKIKELTAQGVDYAAETSGIPAVLAQAVSALRWKGKVAVVGAPPMGETAPIDVNEVLVWGKQIIGVVEGDSIPDVFIPRLIEYYQNGQFPIDKLVTKFDFEDINDAIEQMEAGKAIKPILTF, via the coding sequence ATGAAAGATATTAAAGCCGCTGTCGTCGAACAGAAAGAAGGGAAATTCAATATGAAGTCCCTTAAATTAAAGGACTTACAACCTAACGAAGTGCTCGTAGAGATTAAAGGCGCTGGGATTTGTCATACAGATTTAACCGCCAGAGACCAATCCTATGATGTGCCATTACCCATGATTTTAGGGCATGAAGGCTCTGGTGTGGTCAAAGAAGTAGGTAGCCAAGTTAAAAAAGTACAAAAAGGAGATCACGTGGTACTCACCTATGGTTCCTGCGGTACTTGTCGTACGTGTCTAGAAGGAACTCCGCAATACTGTGAGAAATTCTTCGGACTTAATTTTGGCGGTGAACGATTGGATTCTGATGAAGAAGCCATCGATCAATCAAAAGAAGAAGTGCATAGCCGCTTTTTCCAGCAATCTTCCTTTGCCACATTTTCCATCGCCACAGAACGCAATGTTGTAAAAGTAACTAAAGATGCTCCTATCGAAATGTTAGGGCCACTTGGTTGCGGAATCCAAACTGGATCAGGTGCGGTGATTAATTCTTTAAAGCCAACTGCCGGTAGTACCATTGCCGTTTTTGGAGCTGGATCTGTAGGTTTATCAGCCATCATGGCAGCAAAAATTTGTGGTTGCCAGACCATCATCGCCGTCGATATCAATGCAGACCGTTTGAAACTTGCCAAGGAATTAGGTGCGACGCATACGGTCAACAGTGACCAAGAAGAAAATGTGGTTGAAAAAATCAAGGAACTTACTGCTCAAGGTGTGGATTATGCCGCAGAGACTTCCGGGATTCCTGCCGTACTTGCACAAGCGGTAAGCGCTCTGCGCTGGAAAGGTAAAGTAGCTGTTGTAGGCGCACCACCTATGGGCGAGACTGCTCCTATTGATGTGAATGAGGTTTTGGTTTGGGGTAAACAAATCATTGGTGTCGTAGAAGGCGACAGTATTCCAGATGTATTCATACCTCGCTTGATAGAATATTACCAGAATGGCCAGTTCCCAATCGACAAATTGGTAACCAAATTTGATTTTGAAGACATCAACGATGCTATCGAGCAAATGGAGGCCGGCAAAGCCATCAAACCTATTCTAACCTTTTAA
- a CDS encoding VOC family protein, which produces MALAVKDVQKSISFYQNVFQLEEIENTASHCTTRWLSLGEGKQLHLISRPEAQIQTIKAVHFALATNDVHSFIKHLQTLKIDYSDWPGSINKDYVRNDGIQQVYFQDPDGYWIEVNNDV; this is translated from the coding sequence ATGGCACTAGCCGTAAAAGATGTCCAGAAATCCATCTCATTTTATCAAAATGTATTTCAATTGGAAGAAATTGAAAATACAGCTTCCCATTGTACCACAAGATGGCTTTCTCTAGGCGAAGGAAAGCAACTGCATTTGATCTCACGACCAGAAGCACAGATCCAGACGATAAAGGCAGTTCATTTCGCATTAGCGACAAACGATGTTCATTCATTTATAAAACATCTTCAAACTCTTAAAATTGACTATTCAGACTGGCCAGGATCGATCAATAAAGATTATGTTCGCAACGATGGCATTCAACAAGTCTACTTTCAAGATCCTGATGGGTATTGGATTGAAGTGAATAATGATGTGTAG